Proteins from one Romboutsia sp. CE17 genomic window:
- the ilvB gene encoding biosynthetic-type acetolactate synthase large subunit, with translation MDGSRVLLECLKKEGVDTIFGYPGGAVIPLYDALYDYKEDFKHVRSAHEQGLVHAADGYARSTGKVGVCFVTSGPGATNAVTGIATAYMDSVPLIVICGQVSTSLLGKDSFQEIDITGVTLSITKHNFLVRKVEDIAPTIKEAFKVANSGRKGPVLIDIPKDLFLTEIDFDISNYGSFLNEDRLQKIKTFQLNKKNIDNLNKAVNLINNSKCPVIYAGGGVKSSNSEDILLQFAKKIDTPVLNTLMGLGGIDREHELSIGMVGMHGSRESNLALSNSDLIIAIGARFSDRVVGKSSEFAKHANIIHIDIDPSEVNKNVGTDVFLIGDINEILNILINMVSNKNNYTWKQEIYSYKEKEKIESSEFHPQNILRLVNEKFGKNSIVVTDVGQHQMWSAKCWKFSKGKTFITSAGLGTMGFGLGAAIGTKIGNSSKNVVLVTGDGSFRMNCNELATVANYNIPILILLFNNNTLGMVRQWQKLFSNKRYSETDILDNLDYIMLGNSYGIKGYKVDTIDELVKILSKLKLNKPIILQCNISKDYDVYPIVPPNDALENLICH, from the coding sequence ATGGATGGTTCAAGAGTTTTATTAGAATGTCTTAAAAAAGAAGGTGTAGATACTATATTTGGTTATCCAGGAGGTGCAGTAATACCTTTATATGATGCTCTATATGACTACAAAGAAGACTTTAAGCATGTAAGAAGTGCTCATGAGCAAGGACTAGTTCATGCAGCTGATGGATATGCAAGAAGTACTGGAAAAGTCGGAGTTTGTTTTGTAACATCAGGTCCAGGGGCTACAAATGCAGTTACTGGAATAGCCACCGCATATATGGACTCAGTACCTCTTATAGTAATATGTGGTCAAGTATCAACTAGCTTATTAGGAAAAGACTCTTTTCAAGAAATTGATATTACTGGAGTTACATTATCTATAACTAAGCACAATTTTTTAGTTAGAAAAGTAGAAGATATAGCCCCTACTATAAAGGAAGCTTTTAAAGTAGCTAATAGTGGAAGAAAAGGTCCAGTATTAATAGATATACCAAAAGATTTATTTTTAACTGAAATAGATTTTGATATAAGTAATTATGGATCGTTTTTAAATGAAGATAGATTACAAAAGATTAAAACATTTCAATTAAATAAAAAAAATATAGATAATCTGAATAAAGCAGTAAATCTAATTAATAACTCTAAGTGTCCAGTAATTTATGCTGGAGGTGGTGTTAAATCATCAAATAGCGAAGATATATTATTGCAGTTTGCAAAAAAAATAGATACACCGGTATTAAATACTCTTATGGGACTAGGTGGAATAGATAGAGAACATGAACTATCAATAGGTATGGTAGGTATGCATGGAAGTAGAGAAAGTAATTTAGCTTTGTCAAACTCAGATTTAATAATAGCTATTGGTGCAAGATTTAGTGATAGGGTAGTAGGAAAATCTTCAGAATTTGCTAAACATGCAAATATAATTCATATTGATATAGATCCATCAGAGGTAAATAAAAATGTAGGAACAGATGTTTTTTTAATAGGAGATATAAATGAAATCTTAAATATTTTAATCAATATGGTATCTAACAAAAATAATTATACATGGAAGCAAGAAATATATTCATATAAAGAAAAAGAAAAAATAGAATCTAGTGAATTTCATCCTCAAAATATACTAAGGTTAGTAAATGAAAAGTTTGGGAAAAATAGTATTGTTGTAACTGATGTAGGTCAACACCAAATGTGGTCAGCAAAATGTTGGAAGTTTTCAAAAGGGAAAACATTTATAACATCGGCAGGACTTGGAACAATGGGGTTTGGGCTAGGAGCTGCAATAGGGACAAAAATTGGGAATAGTAGTAAAAATGTCGTACTTGTAACTGGTGATGGTAGTTTTAGAATGAATTGTAATGAGCTAGCTACTGTAGCTAATTATAATATACCAATACTTATATTATTATTTAATAACAATACATTAGGAATGGTAAGACAATGGCAAAAACTATTTTCTAACAAAAGATATTCAGAGACTGATATATTAGATAACTTAGATTATATAATGTTAGGTAATTCTTATGGAATTAAAGGATATAAAGTAGATACTATAGATGAACTTGTAAAAATATTAAGTAAGCTAAAGCTTAATAAGCCGATTATTTTACAATGTAATATAAGTAAAGACTATGATGTATATCCAATAGTTCCACCAAATGATGCTTTAGAAAATTTAATTTGCCATTAA
- the ilvC gene encoding ketol-acid reductoisomerase has product MKKMYYENDVNLEVLKNKRVAILGYGSQGHAHAQNLRDSGVDVVVGLHDGSKSRNKAENDGFKVVSVSDATKISDIVMLLLPDTAQKQVYEESIKDNLREGQTLAFAHGFNIHYNRITPPKFVDVVMVAPKGPGHLVRSVFNNNSGVPALFAVEQDFTGNARNTVLAYAKGIGATRAGVLETTFKEETETDLFGEQAVLCGGVSELIKSGFKTLVDAGYQPEVAYFECLHEMKLVVDLMYEGGFERMRYSISDTAEYGDYVSGKRVITCESRNGMKDILEDIQNGNFAREWIEENENGCKKFLAKRSEEYNSQISKVGRELRSMMTFLNQSEKEKAHNC; this is encoded by the coding sequence ATGAAAAAAATGTACTATGAAAATGATGTGAATTTAGAAGTATTAAAAAATAAAAGAGTTGCAATATTAGGATATGGAAGTCAAGGTCATGCTCATGCTCAAAATCTTAGAGACAGTGGTGTAGATGTAGTAGTAGGTCTTCATGATGGTAGTAAATCAAGAAATAAAGCTGAAAATGATGGTTTTAAAGTTGTAAGCGTTAGTGATGCTACAAAAATAAGTGATATAGTAATGTTGCTTCTACCTGACACAGCTCAAAAACAAGTATATGAAGAAAGTATAAAAGATAATCTAAGGGAAGGACAAACATTAGCTTTTGCTCATGGATTTAATATACATTATAATAGAATAACTCCACCAAAATTTGTTGATGTTGTAATGGTAGCACCTAAAGGACCAGGTCATTTAGTAAGAAGTGTATTTAATAATAATAGCGGAGTACCAGCATTATTTGCAGTAGAACAAGATTTTACTGGAAATGCAAGAAATACGGTATTAGCTTATGCAAAAGGTATAGGTGCAACTAGAGCAGGTGTATTAGAAACTACTTTCAAAGAAGAAACTGAAACTGACTTATTCGGAGAACAAGCGGTTCTATGCGGTGGAGTTAGCGAACTTATAAAATCAGGATTTAAAACATTAGTAGATGCAGGTTATCAACCTGAGGTAGCATACTTTGAATGTTTACATGAAATGAAATTAGTAGTTGATTTAATGTATGAGGGTGGATTTGAGAGAATGAGATATAGCATAAGTGATACTGCTGAATATGGAGACTATGTATCAGGTAAAAGAGTAATAACTTGTGAATCTAGAAATGGGATGAAAGATATACTTGAAGATATACAAAATGGAAATTTTGCTAGAGAATGGATAGAAGAAAATGAAAATGGTTGTAAAAAATTCTTAGCTAAAAGAAGTGAAGAATATAATTCACAAATATCAAAAGTAGGTAGAGAACTAAGAAGTATGATGACTTTCTTAAATCAAAGTGAAAAGGAAAAAGCACATAATTGCTAG
- the modA gene encoding molybdate ABC transporter substrate-binding protein, with protein MKIKKLGIIGLSICLLLGISGCSKTSNENDETIELNISAAASLKEAMGEIEKEYKKINENVSLVINYGGSGTLQQQIEQGAPCDIFISAGQKQMKALEEEGLLLEDTYKDLLKNDLVLIASKDSDIQSINDLLTDKVKHIAIGEKESVPAGKYADEVLTNLNLKSKVESKLVFAKDVKEVLAWTQSENAEVGFVYYSDTINSDQVKIIETTPEDSHSDIVYPIGIIKSSKQVNAAKEFQEYLLSNEGQKIFKEFGYKAVN; from the coding sequence ATGAAAATAAAAAAATTAGGAATTATAGGTTTAAGTATATGCTTATTATTAGGTATATCAGGTTGCAGTAAAACTTCAAATGAAAATGATGAAACAATAGAATTAAATATTTCAGCTGCAGCAAGTTTAAAAGAAGCTATGGGAGAAATAGAAAAAGAATATAAAAAAATTAATGAAAATGTATCTTTAGTCATAAACTATGGCGGTTCAGGTACTCTACAGCAGCAGATAGAACAAGGTGCACCTTGTGACATATTCATATCTGCAGGACAAAAACAAATGAAAGCTTTAGAAGAAGAAGGATTATTATTAGAAGATACATATAAAGACTTATTAAAAAATGACTTGGTGTTAATAGCATCAAAAGATAGTGATATACAAAGTATTAATGATTTGCTTACAGATAAGGTAAAACATATAGCTATTGGAGAAAAAGAAAGTGTACCAGCAGGTAAATATGCAGATGAGGTTTTAACAAATCTAAATCTAAAGTCGAAGGTGGAAAGTAAATTAGTTTTTGCTAAAGATGTCAAAGAGGTTTTAGCATGGACACAATCAGAAAATGCAGAAGTTGGATTTGTATATTATAGCGATACAATAAACTCAGATCAAGTAAAAATAATTGAAACTACACCAGAAGATTCACACTCTGATATTGTATACCCAATAGGAATAATAAAAAGTAGTAAGCAGGTAAATGCGGCTAAAGAGTTCCAAGAATATTTATTAAGTAATGAAGGTCAAAAAATATTTAAGGAATTTGGATACAAAGCTGTAAATTAA
- the modB gene encoding molybdate ABC transporter permease subunit, whose amino-acid sequence MNIDWSPLIISIKTAFLSTLITFIIGISISYIMSNYRGKYKGVIDGLLTLPLVLPPTVVGFFLLLLIGKNGYIGKLLLKFDTNLVFSWTATVIASTAVAFPMMYRTSRAAFEQIDSNMISAARTLGLSEWKIFYKIAIPLAWPGIIAGIVLSFARALGEFGATLMIAGNIPGKTQTMPLAIFFAVEGGDMKKAIMWVLIITFISIIMILILNRWSENQQRTIGKTNRREYR is encoded by the coding sequence TTGAATATAGATTGGTCACCATTAATAATATCCATAAAAACTGCTTTTTTATCAACTTTAATAACATTTATAATAGGAATATCAATATCATATATAATGTCAAATTACAGAGGAAAGTATAAAGGAGTAATAGATGGATTACTTACACTTCCTTTAGTGTTACCGCCTACAGTGGTAGGCTTTTTTCTTTTATTGTTAATTGGAAAGAATGGATATATAGGTAAGTTGCTTTTAAAATTTGATACAAATTTAGTATTCAGTTGGACTGCTACTGTAATAGCATCAACTGCAGTTGCTTTTCCTATGATGTATAGAACCTCAAGAGCAGCTTTTGAACAAATTGATAGTAATATGATATCAGCGGCTAGAACCCTAGGTCTTAGTGAATGGAAGATATTTTATAAAATAGCAATACCGTTAGCTTGGCCGGGTATAATAGCGGGAATAGTCTTATCGTTTGCTAGAGCTTTAGGTGAATTTGGAGCAACTTTAATGATAGCGGGTAATATACCTGGAAAAACACAGACAATGCCTTTAGCTATATTTTTTGCAGTTGAAGGTGGAGATATGAAAAAGGCGATTATGTGGGTTCTCATAATTACATTTATATCTATAATTATGATATTAATATTAAATCGCTGGTCTGAAAATCAACAAAGAACAATTGGAAAAACAAATAGAAGGGAGTATAGGTAA
- a CDS encoding sulfate/molybdate ABC transporter ATP-binding protein produces the protein MSLYVDIEKDLSSFKLKAKFEEENKVLGFLGESGSGKSMTLKCIAGLETPTKGKIILNNRVLFDSDKKINLSTQERKVGFLFQNYALFPHMTVTQNIEIGLSHIKKEERHAVLKNYISRLRIEGLENRYPWQLSGGQQQRVALARALSTSPDILLLDEPFSALDYHLRGSMEKELINILKEYNGQAIFVTHDREEAYRVCDNIIVYDKGTSMPKRNVQDLFDFPKSFPEAKITGCKNISSIKRIDNKTIYCENWGIELKLNKNINKEAKFMGIREKYIHIADEKDCNTVEVTIKNVIENPFSYTISAINHNYEISNSIELEVNKTIKNISTGDKILIKFEVDKVFLY, from the coding sequence ATGTCATTATATGTTGATATAGAAAAGGACTTATCTTCCTTTAAATTAAAGGCTAAGTTTGAAGAAGAAAATAAAGTACTAGGATTTTTAGGTGAGTCAGGATCGGGAAAAAGTATGACATTAAAGTGTATAGCTGGATTGGAAACTCCAACAAAAGGTAAAATTATATTAAATAATAGAGTATTATTTGATTCTGACAAGAAAATAAACTTATCAACTCAGGAACGTAAAGTAGGTTTTTTATTTCAAAATTATGCATTATTTCCTCATATGACTGTAACTCAAAATATTGAAATAGGATTGAGTCATATAAAAAAAGAAGAACGACATGCAGTTTTAAAAAATTATATAAGTAGATTACGTATAGAAGGTCTAGAAAATAGATACCCTTGGCAACTATCAGGAGGTCAACAACAGAGAGTTGCTTTAGCGAGAGCATTAAGCACATCACCTGATATATTATTACTAGATGAACCTTTTTCTGCGCTTGATTACCATCTAAGAGGAAGTATGGAAAAAGAGTTAATAAATATTTTGAAGGAATATAATGGGCAAGCAATATTTGTTACTCATGATAGAGAAGAAGCATATAGAGTATGTGATAATATAATAGTATATGATAAAGGGACAAGTATGCCTAAAAGAAACGTTCAAGATTTATTTGATTTTCCAAAATCATTTCCAGAAGCTAAAATTACTGGATGTAAAAATATTTCAAGTATAAAAAGAATAGACAATAAAACTATCTATTGTGAAAATTGGGGAATTGAATTAAAGTTAAATAAAAATATAAATAAAGAAGCTAAGTTTATGGGAATAAGAGAGAAATACATACATATAGCTGATGAAAAGGACTGTAATACTGTGGAAGTAACTATAAAAAACGTAATTGAAAATCCATTTAGTTATACTATAAGCGCTATTAATCATAACTATGAAATTAGTAATAGTATAGAATTAGAAGTTAATAAGACTATAAAAAATATAAGTACTGGGGATAAGATACTAATTAAGTTTGAAGTTGATAAGGTATTTTTATACTAA
- a CDS encoding zinc ribbon domain-containing protein — MFFIGILGIDNKSDEIKKIDHLNCNNCEQREYMKLIKNYNYFHIFFIPIIKWKEEYYIQCSGCNSIYKISNEKGKEIEKGAELTLSYWDLDEININQNMCKNCGSVLDNNFTYCPYCGERR, encoded by the coding sequence ATGTTTTTTATAGGAATTTTAGGTATAGATAATAAAAGCGATGAAATTAAAAAAATAGACCATTTAAATTGTAACAATTGTGAACAAAGAGAATATATGAAATTAATAAAAAATTATAATTACTTTCATATATTTTTTATTCCTATTATAAAATGGAAAGAAGAATACTATATACAATGTAGTGGATGTAATAGTATATATAAAATTTCTAATGAAAAAGGAAAAGAAATAGAAAAGGGAGCAGAATTAACCTTAAGTTACTGGGACTTGGATGAAATAAATATTAATCAAAATATGTGTAAAAACTGTGGATCTGTATTAGATAACAATTTTACTTATTGTCCATATTGTGGAGAAAGAAGATAA
- a CDS encoding cation:dicarboxylate symporter family transporter, with product MGESSFLPHFLMITDIKTVIFILVLIGTFFIVNFFEKKKIKFSTRTIYATLIGLVLGVVIQLVAKLPEDPSKVAWLVEVSKWYSLFGSGFMDLLKMLVVPLVFVSILRVIINMDEGENLGKLTFRSLGILLTTTALAATVGIVVGNVMQLGRGAQEVVQATTEMREITPLVDTIIGLLPSNPVASMAEGNIVAIIIFATFLGLAVKRQRKKYADVIKPFENLVEAFYKIIISVAMTVIKFMPYAVVAMLANTITARGISSMISVFEFVAALYISVAILFVIHLIIISLNGLNPITYVKNAVEPLILGFTSRSSLGTLPVTIETLKDKQGVDESIASFTASLGANMGMNGCAGIYPALVAVTTANMAGIEMNASFYAMLFIVITISSLGIAGLPGTATMAVSVVLSGVGLGAYFPLVGGIIAIDPILDMGRTMININGASTTAIAVAKSLGKIDKDIFNKNEKKVDEKTA from the coding sequence ATGGGAGAAAGTTCATTTTTACCTCACTTCCTTATGATTACTGATATAAAAACTGTTATTTTTATATTAGTACTTATAGGAACATTTTTTATAGTTAATTTTTTCGAAAAAAAGAAAATAAAGTTCTCAACTAGAACTATATATGCCACATTAATAGGATTAGTATTAGGAGTTGTTATACAATTAGTAGCTAAACTTCCTGAAGATCCAAGTAAAGTTGCTTGGTTAGTGGAAGTTAGTAAATGGTATAGCTTATTTGGCTCAGGATTTATGGATTTATTAAAAATGTTAGTTGTTCCTTTAGTATTTGTATCGATATTAAGAGTTATAATTAATATGGATGAAGGTGAAAATTTAGGTAAATTAACATTTAGATCTTTAGGAATATTATTAACAACAACAGCATTAGCAGCAACTGTTGGTATTGTAGTTGGAAATGTTATGCAATTAGGTAGAGGAGCTCAAGAAGTAGTGCAAGCTACTACAGAGATGAGAGAAATAACACCTTTAGTAGATACTATAATTGGTTTATTACCATCAAATCCAGTTGCTTCTATGGCTGAAGGAAATATAGTTGCAATAATAATATTTGCTACATTCTTAGGATTAGCAGTAAAGAGACAGAGAAAGAAATATGCTGATGTTATAAAGCCATTTGAAAATTTAGTAGAAGCATTTTATAAAATAATAATAAGTGTAGCTATGACAGTAATTAAATTTATGCCATATGCAGTTGTAGCAATGTTAGCAAATACAATAACAGCTCGTGGTATATCATCTATGATATCTGTATTTGAATTTGTAGCAGCACTTTATATATCTGTAGCTATATTATTTGTTATTCATTTAATAATAATAAGTTTAAATGGATTAAATCCTATAACTTATGTTAAAAATGCAGTAGAGCCACTTATACTTGGCTTCACTTCTAGATCAAGTTTAGGTACATTACCTGTAACTATAGAAACATTAAAGGATAAACAAGGAGTAGATGAAAGTATAGCTAGTTTTACTGCAAGTTTAGGTGCTAATATGGGTATGAATGGATGTGCAGGAATATATCCAGCTCTAGTTGCAGTAACTACAGCTAATATGGCCGGTATAGAAATGAATGCTAGTTTCTATGCAATGTTATTTATTGTAATAACTATAAGTTCATTAGGTATAGCAGGATTACCAGGAACAGCTACTATGGCAGTTTCAGTAGTTCTATCTGGAGTGGGACTTGGTGCTTATTTCCCACTAGTTGGTGGTATAATTGCAATAGACCCAATACTAGATATGGGGCGTACTATGATAAATATTAATGGAGCAAGTACAACCGCAATTGCTGTCGCTAAATCTTTAGGAAAAATAGATAAAGATATATTTAATAAAAATGAAAAAAAGGTTGATGAAAAAACAGCCTAA
- a CDS encoding 3D domain-containing protein, with protein MMFKEKNLIILFLATSLALGVSLCGYWTLNKEQISIVVKGEERKVSTFKKTVKDLLDENEIEYDKNDIITPSLNSEVNDYMEVKVVQVTESKVTEKEEIPFDVKSVDDNTLEKGNTKISQEGKNGEKELTYTLTYHDGKLVKKSLVEEKIATEPVDKIVKNGTKEEIIVASRSKTSRNNITSNNTSNNTSTSITGKHMTVVATAYAGDSITSTGTTPKWGTIAVDPRVIPYGTKVYIPQFGMTFVAEDCGGAIKGNKIDIFMNNESQCINWGRRTIDIYIK; from the coding sequence ATGATGTTTAAAGAGAAAAATTTAATTATACTATTTTTAGCAACATCTTTAGCACTAGGTGTTTCTTTATGTGGATACTGGACTTTAAACAAAGAACAAATAAGTATAGTTGTAAAAGGTGAAGAGAGAAAAGTATCTACGTTTAAAAAAACAGTAAAAGATTTGTTAGATGAAAATGAAATAGAGTATGATAAAAATGACATAATAACTCCAAGTTTAAATTCAGAAGTAAATGATTATATGGAAGTTAAAGTAGTACAAGTAACAGAAAGTAAAGTAACTGAGAAAGAAGAGATTCCTTTTGATGTAAAGTCTGTAGATGACAATACCTTAGAAAAAGGTAATACAAAAATATCACAAGAAGGTAAAAATGGAGAAAAAGAATTAACTTATACTCTTACTTATCATGATGGTAAATTAGTAAAAAAATCTTTAGTTGAAGAAAAAATAGCAACTGAGCCTGTTGATAAAATAGTAAAAAATGGAACAAAAGAAGAAATAATTGTTGCATCGAGATCTAAAACTTCAAGAAATAATATCACTTCTAATAATACTTCTAATAACACATCAACATCAATAACTGGAAAACATATGACAGTAGTAGCAACAGCATATGCAGGAGATTCTATAACCTCTACAGGTACAACTCCTAAATGGGGTACTATAGCAGTTGATCCAAGAGTCATACCATATGGAACAAAAGTATACATTCCTCAATTTGGAATGACATTTGTAGCAGAGGATTGTGGAGGAGCAATAAAAGGTAATAAGATAGATATATTTATGAATAATGAATCACAATGTATAAATTGGGGTAGAAGAACTATAGATATTTATATTAAATAG
- a CDS encoding phospho-sugar mutase: protein MGYKRTYETWLNDSYFDEKTKEELNSIKGNEKEIEDRFYKNLEFGTAGLRGIIAAGTNRINKYTVRRATFGLANYIIKNALEEKNRGVVIAHDNRNMSREFCIETANTLAACGIKAYIFDGLRTTPELSFAVRKLHTIAGIVITASHNPPEYNGYKVYWEDGAQVMPEIANAITDEINSIEDYSTIPTITDENKELVIMLDEEQDTAFIEAVKEQSLRKDIIERVGKEFKIVYTPLCGTGNVPIKRALKEAGFENVLVVKEEENPDPNFAGIEYPNPEEQKALTRGIELAKSSGSDLVIATDPDCDRVGVAVKTISGEYALLTGNQIGGLLTNYIIEGLKENSKLKENSVLIKTIVTSEFGADIARSNNLEVINVLTGFKFIGEKIKSFEETNKNTYLFGYEESYGYLVGTHARDKDGVVASLLIAEMAAYYYSKGMSLYEGLVELYKKYGFFKEKTISITLKGIEGIAKIQEIISYFRNTKIDTINDVKVVECKDYKQGIDNLPKADVLKYFLEDESWIAVRPSGTEPKLKFYIAVKGKDESEANNKLDGIKRSLDKILSNVMDLETVR from the coding sequence ATGGGGTACAAAAGAACTTATGAAACATGGTTAAATGACTCTTACTTTGATGAAAAAACAAAAGAGGAATTAAATTCTATTAAAGGAAATGAAAAAGAAATTGAAGACAGATTTTATAAGAACTTAGAATTTGGAACTGCTGGTCTTAGAGGTATAATAGCAGCAGGTACAAATAGAATAAATAAATATACAGTAAGAAGAGCAACATTTGGTCTAGCTAATTATATAATAAAAAATGCTTTGGAAGAAAAAAATAGAGGGGTAGTAATAGCTCATGACAATAGGAATATGTCTAGAGAATTTTGTATAGAAACAGCAAATACTTTAGCAGCGTGTGGAATAAAAGCATATATATTTGATGGTTTAAGAACTACTCCAGAGTTATCATTTGCAGTAAGAAAGTTACATACTATAGCTGGTATAGTTATAACTGCAAGCCATAACCCACCTGAGTATAATGGATATAAAGTATATTGGGAAGATGGGGCTCAAGTTATGCCGGAAATAGCAAATGCTATAACTGATGAAATAAATAGTATAGAAGATTATAGCACAATACCTACTATAACTGATGAAAATAAAGAATTAGTAATAATGTTAGATGAAGAACAAGATACAGCGTTTATAGAAGCTGTTAAAGAACAATCATTAAGAAAAGATATAATAGAGAGAGTAGGAAAAGAGTTCAAGATAGTATACACTCCACTTTGTGGGACTGGAAATGTTCCAATAAAAAGAGCTTTAAAAGAAGCTGGATTTGAAAATGTACTAGTAGTAAAGGAAGAAGAAAATCCAGATCCAAACTTTGCAGGAATAGAATATCCGAATCCAGAAGAACAAAAAGCTTTAACAAGAGGAATAGAACTTGCAAAAAGTAGTGGTTCTGATTTAGTAATAGCAACTGACCCAGATTGTGATAGAGTTGGTGTAGCTGTAAAGACTATAAGTGGTGAATATGCATTATTAACAGGTAATCAGATAGGTGGACTTTTAACTAACTATATAATAGAAGGATTAAAAGAAAATAGTAAATTAAAAGAAAATTCAGTTCTTATAAAAACAATAGTAACATCTGAATTTGGAGCAGATATAGCAAGATCAAATAATCTTGAAGTTATTAATGTACTTACTGGATTTAAATTCATAGGTGAAAAGATAAAATCTTTTGAAGAAACTAATAAAAATACTTATTTATTCGGATATGAAGAAAGTTATGGATACTTAGTAGGAACACATGCTAGAGATAAAGATGGTGTAGTTGCTTCATTATTAATAGCTGAAATGGCAGCTTATTATTATTCTAAGGGTATGAGTTTATATGAAGGATTAGTTGAATTATATAAAAAATATGGGTTCTTCAAAGAAAAAACAATATCTATAACTTTAAAAGGAATAGAAGGTATTGCAAAAATACAAGAAATAATAAGCTACTTTAGAAATACAAAAATAGATACTATAAATGATGTAAAAGTTGTAGAATGTAAAGATTATAAGCAAGGTATAGATAATCTTCCTAAAGCTGATGTATTAAAATACTTCCTAGAAGATGAATCTTGGATAGCTGTTAGACCATCTGGTACAGAGCCTAAGCTTAAGTTCTATATTGCTGTAAAAGGTAAAGATGAATCTGAAGCAAATAATAAATTAGATGGAATAAAGAGAAGCTTAGACAAAATATTAAGTAATGTAATGGATTTAGAAACTGTAAGATAA
- a CDS encoding YihY/virulence factor BrkB family protein, with protein sequence MLKFSKEDIREIIKKSRYSEINSKAAEVAFYLLLSLFPFLLFTINALAYIPVIHINRYIDLLQNIMPTGAFVIANSIIQSAIENRSISLVITSFFLTIWTSSRAVRALIRSINKSYNVKETRSYFKIFTIAMVFTIMLLLLIFISIIFLVFGEKLGDFLLDTIGIDKVFLNIWNLWRYLIGVGTIVIIFLCLYIYTPNKQIKLKDAIPGAIIGTISWFLISYIYSYYANHYANYEVIYGSIGGIIILITWIYLSSWAILIGSEVNAKLYFIRNIKYKTKIKRKVFEHY encoded by the coding sequence ATGCTAAAATTTTCAAAAGAAGATATAAGAGAAATAATAAAAAAATCTCGTTACAGCGAAATAAACTCTAAGGCAGCAGAAGTAGCATTTTATCTTCTATTGTCACTTTTCCCATTTTTATTATTTACTATTAATGCATTAGCTTATATTCCAGTAATACATATCAATAGATATATAGATTTATTACAAAATATAATGCCTACAGGGGCTTTTGTGATAGCTAACTCAATAATTCAATCAGCAATAGAAAATAGGAGTATAAGTTTAGTGATAACAAGTTTTTTCCTTACAATATGGACATCATCTAGAGCTGTTAGAGCTTTAATTAGAAGTATTAATAAATCTTATAATGTTAAAGAAACTAGGTCATATTTTAAAATATTTACTATAGCAATGGTATTTACGATTATGCTTTTACTTTTAATATTTATATCTATTATATTTTTAGTATTTGGAGAAAAATTAGGTGATTTTTTATTAGATACTATAGGAATTGATAAAGTATTTCTTAATATATGGAACTTATGGAGGTATTTAATTGGGGTAGGAACAATAGTAATAATATTTTTATGTTTATATATATATACTCCAAATAAACAAATAAAATTAAAGGATGCTATACCAGGTGCAATAATTGGTACTATCTCATGGTTTTTAATATCTTATATATATTCTTACTATGCAAATCATTATGCTAATTATGAAGTTATATATGGTAGTATAGGTGGAATAATAATACTTATAACTTGGATATATTTAAGTAGTTGGGCAATCTTAATTGGATCTGAAGTAAATGCTAAGTTATATTTTATTAGAAATATTAAGTATAAAACTAAAATAAAAAGAAAAGTGTTTGAACATTATTAA